A stretch of Gorilla gorilla gorilla isolate KB3781 chromosome 9, NHGRI_mGorGor1-v2.1_pri, whole genome shotgun sequence DNA encodes these proteins:
- the LOC129525256 gene encoding uncharacterized protein, which yields MLVKSTMNNSRRLGSTRALLRKDEEPLPTPPLPVHMALPPHHPPWGPPVPQHGSHPSVWTLALPPGEPGSCPGGHVSVHVYECACVSVRVCECVRECMSERVCECARECTSERVCECARVRVYASARVHVCAIVRVYVCACECMCVIVCVCSCLSVHVCIIVHVCECECACVYNCVRVYNCVRVCECACVCMWHRGGRREFSGDRHHSVEGFKLSQDEARVTPSAKNKCLLWYQVCSLLKSEEQREAQFQSAVFTPVRGCRPIQRWPTPSRGGSVPACHSAHLDKGMASLGTGCGTEALNRFKK from the coding sequence ATGTTGGTGAAGTCAACAATGAACAATTCCAGGAGACTTGGTTCCACCCGGGCCCTGCTCAGGAAAGATGAGGAGCCCCTCCCAACCCCACCCCTGCCCGTCCACATGGCCCTTCCTCCCCATCATCCACCATGGGGCCCTCCTGTGCCACAACATGGCTCTCATCCTTCTGTCTGGACACTTGCCCTGCCTCCTGGAGAGCCAGGCTCCTGCCCTGGCGGgcatgtgagtgtgcatgtgtatgagtgtgcatgtgtgagtgtgcgtgtgtgcgaGTGTGTACGTGAGTGCATGTCTGAACGCGTGTGCGAGTGTGCACGTGAGTGCACGTCTGAACGTGTGTGCGAGTGTGCACGTGTGCGAGTGTACGCGagtgcacgtgtgcatgtgtgtgcaattgtgcgtgtgtacgtgtgtgcatgtgagtgcatgtgtgtaatTGTGTGCGTGTGTTCGTgtttgagtgtgcatgtgtgtataattGTGCAcgtatgtgagtgtgagtgtgcgtgtgtgtacaattgtgtgcgtgtgtacaattgtgtgcgtgtgtgtgagtgtgcatgtgtgtgcatgtggcacAGAGGGGGAAGAAGAGAGTTCTCTGGTGATCGCCACCATTCAGTTGAAGGGTTTAAGCTGAGCCAAGATGAAGCAAGAGTGACACCAAGTGCCAAGAACAAGTGCTTGCTGTGGTATCAGGTGTGCTCTCTCCTCAAATCAGAGGAGCAGAGAGAAGCTCAGTTCCAGTCTGCAGTGTTCACCCCTGTGAGAGGGTGCCGACCCATCCAGAGGTGGCCAACCCCCTCCAGAGGTGGCTCAGTGCCGGCATGCCACTCTGCCCATTTGGACAAGGGGATGGCCTCTCTGGGAACTGGATGCGGAACCGAAGCtttgaatagatttaaaaaataa